The proteins below come from a single Garra rufa chromosome 25, GarRuf1.0, whole genome shotgun sequence genomic window:
- the LOC141302043 gene encoding beta-1,3-galactosyl-O-glycosyl-glycoprotein beta-1,6-N-acetylglucosaminyltransferase 3-like: MKLKNQRILKIIFILSVFLFLLNCPGRRKNCPQKVELDLNYLLKQDVGELQACSAIIHGDMDGVDKEVFRKLLASKKRKSLLSESFYLNATMDCQAYIRDRGFLTVSLSEEEKDFPIAYSMVIHEKIEMFERLLRAIYTPQNVYCVHMDQKSPDIFKQAVKAITSCLNNVFVASKLESVIYTSWSRVQADINCMKDLLKSPVQWRYLLNTCGADFPIKTNAEIVQSLKYLNEKNSLESQTVQSKKGRWQYHHNVTDVVKTTNVKKSPPPIKTPMFSGNAYFVVSRKFVEHIFKSKEIQNFMEWEKDTYSPDEHMWATLQRMPSVPGSNPPNDKYEQSDMNAIARLVKWSYHEGDLKNGASYPPCTGIHRRAVCVYGAGDLKWIVRQHHLLANKFDPEVDDVTIKCMEAFLRYKAIYGRSLLTVQKSDIVL; encoded by the coding sequence ATGAAGCTTAAAAATCAGAGGATTCTGAAAATTATCTTCATCCTATCAGTGTTCCTGTTCTTGCTGAACTGTCCAGGACGAAGGAAAAACTGTCCTCAAAAGGTAGAACTTGActtaaattacttactaaagcaAGATGTTGGGGAACTGCAAGCTTGTTCTGCCATTATCCACGGAGACATGGATGGAGTGGACAAGGAGGTTTTCAGGAAGCTTCTTGCCTCTAAAAAAAGGAAGTCCCTGCTATCAGAGTCATTCTACCTTAATGCAACTATGGATTGTCAAGCCTACATCCGAGACAGAGGGTTTCTGACGGTTTCTCTCAGTGAAGAGGAAAAAGATTTCCCCATTGCTTACTCCATGGTGATCCACGAGAAGATTGAGATGTTTGAAAGGCTCCTGAGAGCCATTTACACTCCTCAGAATGTGTACTGTGTTCATATGGACCAAAAGTCCCCTGATATCTTTAAACAAGCAGTAAAAGCCATCACGTCCTGCTTGAATAACGTGTTTGTGGCCAGCAAACTGGAGAGCGTGATCTACACCTCCTGGTCTCGAGTTCAAGCGGACATCAACTGCATGAAGGATCTGCTCAAGTCACCTGTTCAGTGGAGGTATCTGCTCAACACCTGTGGCGCTGATTTCCCCATTAAAACCAATGCAGAAATAGTTCAGTCTCTCAAATACCTGAATGAAAAGAACAGTTTGGAGTCTCAAACTGTACAGTCCAAAAAGGGCCGCTGGCAGTATCATCACAATGTCACAGACGTTGTGAAGACGACCAATGTTAAGAAGTCACCTCCACCAATAAAGACACCCATGTTCTCAGGAAATGCTTACTTCGTGGTTTCAAGAAAGTTTGTGGAGCACATCTTCAAAAGCAAAGAGATTCAGAACTTCATGGAATGGGAGAAAGACACCTACAGTCCAGATGAGCACATGTGGGCTACGTTACAGCGGATGCCTTCAGTTCCAGGATCCAATCCTCCAAATGACAAGTATGAGCAATCTGACATGAACGCAATTGCTCGGCTGGTGAAGTGGAGCTACCATGAAGGAGATCTAAAGAATGGGGCTTCCTACCCACCATGCACTGGGATACACAGACGGGCAGTGTGTGTCTATGGAGCTGGGGACTTGAAATGGATTGTGAGGCAACACCATCTTTTGGCAAACAAGTTTGATCCAGAAGTAGACGATGTAACAATCAAATGCATGGAAGCCTTTTTAAGGTACAAAGCTATTTATGGCCGATCATTACTAACAGTTCAAAAATCAGACAttgttttatga
- the LOC141301935 gene encoding beta-1,3-galactosyl-O-glycosyl-glycoprotein beta-1,6-N-acetylglucosaminyltransferase 3-like, whose product MRLEIQRILPIISILSVSLFWLSYPGRRTNCSHKEALDLKHLVKQDVGELQACSAIIHGDMDGVDKDAFRKLLTSKKRKSLLSESFYLNATKDCQAYIRDRGFLTVSLSKEEKDFPIAYSMVIHEKIEMFERLLRAIYTPHNVYCVHMDQKSPEIFKQAVRAITSCLTNVFVASKLESVIYASWSRVQADINCMKDLLKSPVHWKYLLNTCGTDFPIKTNAEIVQSLKYLNGKNNMESETVQAKNRRWQYHHNITNVIKTTNVKKSPPPIKTPMFSGNAYFVVSRKFVEHIFKSKEIQNFMEWEKDTYSPDEHMWATLQRMPSVPGSNPPNAKYEQSDMNAIARLVKWSYHEGDLKNGAPYPPCTGIHRRAVCVYGAGDLKWIVKQHHLFANKFDPEVDDVAIKCMEAFLRYKAIYGRSLLTVLDTVL is encoded by the coding sequence ATGAGGCTTGAAATTCAAAGAATTTTGCCAATTATTTCCATCCTATCAGTGTCCCTTTTCTGGCTGAGTTATCCAGGACGAAGGACAAACTGCTCTCATAAGGAAGCGCTGGACTTGAAACACTTAGTAAAGCAAGACGTTGGAGAACTACAAGCTTGTTCTGCTATTATCCACGGAGACATGGATGGAGTGGACAAGGATGCTTTCAGGAAGCTCCTGAcctctaaaaaaagaaaatcccTGCTATCAGAGTCATTCTACCTCAACGCAACCAAGGATTGTCAAGCCTACATTCGAGACAGAGGGTTTCTGACGGTTTCTCTCAGTAAAGAGGAAAAAGATTTCCCCATTGCTTACTCCATGGTGATCCATGAGAAGATTGAGATGTTTGAAAGGCTCCTGAGAGCCATTTACACTCCTCACAATGTGTACTGTGTTCATATGGACCAGAAGTCTCCTGAGATCTTTAAACAAGCAGTGAGAGCCATCACATCCTGCCTGACCAATGTGTTTGTGGCCAGCAAACTGGAGAGTGTGATCTACGCCTCCTGGTCTCGAGTTCAAGCGGACATCAACTGCATGAAGGATCTGCTCAAGTCACCTGTTCATTGGAAGTATCTGCTCAACACCTGTGGCACTGATTTCCCCATTAAAACCAATGCAGAAATAGTTCAGTCTCTAAAATACCTGAACGGAAAGAACAACATGGAGTCTGAGACCGTACAGGCCAAAAACCGGCGCTGGCAGTATCACCACAACATTACGAATGTTATAAAGACGACCAATGTTAAGAAGTCCCCTCCACCAATAAAGACCCCCATGTTCTCAGGAAATGCTTACTTTGTGGTTTCAAGAAAGTTTGTGGAGCACATCTTCAAAAGCAAAGAGATTCAGAACTTCATGGAATGGGAGAAAGACACCTACAGTCCAGATGAGCACATGTGGGCTACGTTACAGCGGATGCCTTCGGTACCGGGATCCAATCCTCCAAATGCCAAGTATGAGCAATCGGACATGAACGCAATTGCTCGGCTGGTGAAGTGGAGCTACCATGAAGGAGATCTAAAGAATGGGGCTCCCTACCCACCATGCACTGGGATACACAGACGGGCAGTGTGTGTCTATGGAGCTGGGGACTTGAAATGGATTGTGAAGCAACATCATCTTTTTGCAAACAAGTTTGATCCAGAAGTAGACGATGTAGCAATTAAATGCATGGAAGCCTTTTTAAGGTACAAAGCTATTTATGGTCGATCATTACTAACCGTTTTAGACActgttttatga